One genomic region from Bacillus aquiflavi encodes:
- a CDS encoding DUF2075 domain-containing protein, which produces MGNVEVVTWVFTEKEIKRINNAESYVNYPVVYILNNAKEAYIGETVFFKRRMRAHIKDNVRKKLDKMHLIKHEKFNQSATFHLETKLINYFLGDEKYTLQNKSKTASDLTHNYYDKPFYDKLVFNELWEKLYKNGIVNNSQHVIENKDIFKISPFKELSLEQLDLKEKVIQFCEQRVQSASNVEYGSLFLIEGEAGVGKSVVLSSIFNTIQEYKTEASSPLYKTENYLVVNHEEMYKTYKGIAAQLKHLRIKDFDKPTPLINRLQKQGKKVDIILVDEAHLLLTRQDKYNNFYLDNHLEELLKLAKVVVIVYDRDQVLKLKSLWEEKTLENLIGKSSYYERYELTNQFRMHANDEILEWINSFKQKRVLPIPQGSTYELKVFESLKDMHEAIIRKDTRYGLSRVVSTFDYVHKKDGEVYYVTEDQGEYQIPWNITDRNSTWAEKETTVSEAGSIYTVQGFDLNYVGVILGPSVTYDRKKEQLVIKTELYKDIGAYTGTDGIGDVERAKERIILNSINILMKRGIKGLFIYASDNSLRKKLLQS; this is translated from the coding sequence GTGGGGAATGTAGAGGTAGTGACATGGGTTTTTACAGAGAAAGAAATAAAAAGAATTAACAATGCGGAATCATATGTAAATTATCCAGTAGTGTATATTTTGAATAATGCTAAAGAAGCTTATATTGGTGAGACTGTTTTCTTTAAGAGACGAATGCGAGCACATATAAAAGATAACGTCCGGAAAAAATTAGATAAGATGCATTTAATTAAGCATGAAAAATTCAATCAATCCGCAACGTTTCATTTAGAAACAAAGCTTATTAACTATTTTTTAGGTGATGAAAAATATACACTTCAAAATAAAAGTAAGACTGCAAGTGATCTTACGCACAATTATTATGATAAACCATTTTATGATAAACTAGTGTTTAATGAGCTGTGGGAAAAATTATATAAGAATGGAATTGTAAACAATTCACAGCATGTTATTGAAAACAAAGATATATTTAAAATATCGCCATTCAAAGAACTATCGTTGGAACAATTAGATTTGAAGGAAAAAGTAATCCAGTTTTGTGAGCAACGAGTTCAGTCGGCAAGCAATGTAGAGTATGGCAGTTTGTTTTTAATTGAAGGTGAAGCAGGTGTTGGAAAGAGTGTCGTATTAAGTTCGATTTTTAACACGATACAAGAATATAAGACGGAGGCTTCTTCTCCTTTATATAAAACAGAGAATTACTTAGTTGTGAACCATGAAGAGATGTATAAAACATATAAAGGGATAGCAGCTCAGCTAAAGCATTTGAGGATTAAAGATTTCGATAAGCCAACACCTTTAATTAATCGATTACAAAAACAGGGCAAAAAAGTAGACATTATTTTAGTAGACGAAGCTCATTTGTTGTTAACACGACAGGATAAATATAATAATTTTTATTTAGATAATCATTTGGAAGAGCTATTGAAGTTAGCGAAAGTGGTTGTCATTGTTTACGATCGAGACCAAGTCTTAAAGTTAAAAAGTTTATGGGAAGAGAAAACGTTGGAAAATCTAATTGGGAAGAGTTCCTATTATGAACGTTATGAGCTAACGAACCAGTTTCGAATGCACGCAAATGATGAAATATTAGAGTGGATTAATAGTTTTAAGCAAAAGCGTGTACTGCCAATACCACAAGGGAGTACATATGAATTAAAAGTTTTTGAATCATTAAAGGATATGCACGAAGCAATAATCCGGAAAGATACTCGATACGGATTAAGCCGTGTAGTGTCAACGTTCGACTATGTTCACAAAAAGGATGGAGAGGTTTACTACGTTACGGAAGATCAAGGAGAATATCAAATTCCATGGAATATTACAGACAGGAATTCTACTTGGGCAGAGAAAGAAACAACCGTTAGCGAAGCAGGCTCCATTTATACAGTACAAGGGTTTGATTTGAATTATGTAGGGGTCATTCTAGGACCTTCTGTTACTTACGATAGGAAAAAGGAACAGTTAGTCATCAAAACAGAGTTATATAAAGATATAGGTGCATATACAGGTACTGATGGAATTGGTGATGTTGAGAGGGCTAAGGAAAGAATTATATTAAACTCAATCAATATTCTAATGAAGCGTGGCATAAAAGGTTTATTTATCTATGCAAGTGATAATTCGTTAAGAAAAAAGCTGTTACAATCTTAA
- a CDS encoding monooxygenase: protein MKYLLQVDFKMDGPFGEEMSKAFVDLAKSINDEPGVIWKIWTENAAAKESGGIYLFATKEDAEKYLKMHSTRLTSFGITNIRGKIFEVNEALSLINHAPIK from the coding sequence ATGAAATATTTATTACAAGTCGATTTTAAAATGGATGGACCATTTGGTGAAGAAATGTCAAAGGCGTTCGTTGATTTAGCGAAAAGTATTAATGATGAACCAGGGGTAATATGGAAAATTTGGACAGAAAATGCGGCTGCTAAAGAATCTGGCGGAATATACTTATTCGCAACGAAAGAGGATGCTGAAAAATATTTAAAGATGCATTCAACGCGTTTAACAAGCTTTGGGATTACTAATATTCGCGGTAAAATTTTTGAAGTGAATGAAGCATTATCACTTATTAATCATGCACCTATTAAATAA
- a CDS encoding 3-hydroxyacyl-CoA dehydrogenase gives MNYKHVTVAGSGVLGSQIAFQTAFKGFNVSVYDINDEVIERAKERFMNLKQRYQEDLGATQKDVDAAYERISFYSDLSEAVADADLVIEAIPEVVQSKMDFYRQLGKVAPEKTIFATNSSTLLPSQFAEATGRPEKFLALHFANEIWKNNTAEIMKHSGTDMKVFDEIIEFAKAIGMVPLPLHKEQPGYILNSLLVPFLEAAEMLLLKEVADVETIDKTWMIATGAPLGPFAILDVVGISTAYNIVQAKAKATGNKDFKKLAELLKTEYIDQGKLGRGTGEGFYTYPNPQFMKPDFLQG, from the coding sequence ATGAACTATAAACATGTTACTGTTGCGGGCAGCGGTGTTTTAGGAAGTCAAATTGCATTTCAAACGGCGTTTAAAGGCTTTAATGTGTCTGTTTACGATATTAATGATGAAGTAATCGAACGTGCGAAAGAAAGATTTATGAATTTGAAGCAACGTTATCAGGAAGACTTAGGAGCTACTCAAAAAGATGTCGATGCAGCTTATGAGCGGATTTCTTTTTACTCTGATTTATCAGAAGCAGTTGCGGATGCAGATCTTGTAATTGAAGCAATTCCTGAAGTTGTTCAAAGTAAAATGGACTTTTATAGGCAGTTAGGAAAAGTTGCTCCTGAAAAGACAATTTTTGCAACAAACTCTTCAACGTTGTTACCGAGTCAATTTGCTGAAGCAACAGGCCGCCCAGAAAAGTTTTTAGCTCTACATTTCGCTAATGAAATTTGGAAAAACAACACGGCGGAAATTATGAAACATTCAGGAACAGATATGAAAGTGTTTGATGAAATAATTGAATTTGCAAAAGCGATTGGCATGGTTCCTTTGCCTTTACATAAAGAACAGCCTGGTTATATTTTAAATTCGTTATTAGTTCCGTTTTTAGAAGCGGCTGAAATGCTTTTATTAAAAGAAGTTGCAGATGTTGAAACGATTGATAAAACATGGATGATTGCAACAGGAGCGCCTCTTGGTCCGTTTGCTATTTTAGACGTTGTAGGTATTAGTACTGCTTATAATATCGTCCAGGCAAAGGCGAAAGCAACAGGTAATAAAGACTTTAAAAAGTTAGCCGAATTATTAAAGACAGAGTATATTGATCAAGGAAAGCTTGGCAGAGGAACAGGAGAAGGCTTCTATACATATCCCAACCCTCAGTTCATGAAGCCGGACTTTTTACAAGGTTAA
- a CDS encoding MerR family transcriptional regulator, giving the protein MYSIGQFSKKTGVSVRTLRYYDEKDLLKPSYISETGRRYYKDDDIITLQKITGLKALGYSLKDVHLLIRQPQWGITESLRYQKEKLLQKVTDIKKNIELLDQALSLAQANKVVEPAIFIALIQNSLQWNLRKQRLKTYLPNQIVDEIYDGSNSNKNHYDIMKRLKVAYKQQYTDDKVYNILEELFSQVPRELFKRLLTDPKLLEIQLDEMLFPSPFSKEEEQWLSEKIENMLKEDKIK; this is encoded by the coding sequence ATGTATTCAATTGGTCAATTTTCAAAAAAAACAGGTGTTTCCGTTCGTACGCTTCGCTATTATGATGAAAAGGATTTATTAAAGCCCTCTTACATTTCTGAAACAGGTCGCAGATATTATAAAGATGATGACATCATCACCTTGCAAAAAATCACAGGATTAAAAGCGTTAGGATATTCGTTAAAAGATGTTCACCTGCTAATAAGGCAACCGCAATGGGGAATAACAGAATCTTTACGTTATCAAAAGGAAAAATTACTTCAAAAAGTAACAGACATTAAAAAGAATATTGAACTACTAGATCAAGCACTTTCATTAGCTCAAGCAAATAAGGTAGTCGAACCGGCAATTTTTATTGCCTTAATACAAAATAGCTTACAATGGAACCTCAGGAAGCAAAGGTTAAAGACTTATTTGCCGAATCAAATCGTGGACGAGATCTATGATGGATCTAATAGTAATAAGAATCATTATGATATTATGAAACGCTTAAAGGTAGCCTATAAGCAACAGTATACGGATGACAAAGTATATAACATTCTCGAAGAGCTTTTTTCTCAAGTCCCACGGGAGCTTTTTAAGCGGTTACTAACAGACCCTAAGCTATTAGAAATACAACTAGATGAAATGTTATTTCCTTCACCATTTAGTAAAGAAGAGGAACAGTGGCTAAGTGAAAAAATAGAGAACATGCTAAAGGAAGATAAAATAAAATGA
- a CDS encoding SIR2 family protein: MNIKEFVNKYTNHPVLFVGTGFSLRYIKETFTWDELLAHAAFELKGNDNYYLDLKYKNQVEGKYNYPMIATAIEKQFDETLMVDCESKFEELNAEFYDNMREHKNVSRFKLYISRLLSNYELKEQQQKEILELKKIRKNIGSIITTNYDTFVEDIFEFNTLIGNEILLSNPYGSVYKIHGCVNQPEKIIINNDDYIKFNERYELIRAQLLSLFIHNPIIFLGYSVSDDNIKQILKTIFTYVNPNTNEAEKIRSNFLLVEYEEGSNNIKITDHDIDIDGFPTIRINKLKTDNFLELYEELSRLYLPVSAMDIRKVQNVVKDIYTGQGGIKVSITEDIETLKNGEKVLAIGSLKTIKYEYHTTSEIMEKYFKIIDESNHQLLELIDKHKIQSNQYFPIYGFSKIQPKLKNIDKLKTIQNSKVENVFKGVTDIGNEHGTIDEILSDGKISNSKEILAIAFGIMKDRIELEDAEHFLRNFRDKKTTNYRKLLCIYDYKRYSSEENDL; encoded by the coding sequence ATGAATATTAAGGAATTTGTGAATAAATATACTAATCATCCTGTATTATTTGTTGGAACGGGATTTAGTTTAAGGTATATAAAAGAAACTTTTACTTGGGATGAACTATTGGCTCATGCAGCTTTTGAATTAAAAGGAAATGATAATTATTACTTAGATTTAAAGTATAAAAATCAAGTTGAGGGAAAATATAATTATCCTATGATTGCAACAGCCATCGAAAAACAATTTGATGAAACTTTAATGGTGGATTGTGAAAGTAAGTTTGAAGAATTAAATGCAGAATTTTATGATAATATGAGAGAACATAAAAATGTTAGTCGATTCAAATTATATATATCTAGATTGCTATCAAATTATGAATTAAAAGAACAACAACAAAAAGAGATTTTAGAGTTAAAAAAAATTCGTAAAAATATCGGATCTATAATTACTACAAATTATGATACATTTGTGGAAGATATATTTGAGTTTAATACATTAATTGGAAATGAAATATTATTAAGTAATCCGTATGGGTCAGTTTATAAAATTCATGGTTGTGTAAATCAGCCTGAAAAAATAATAATTAATAATGATGACTATATTAAATTTAATGAGCGATATGAATTAATTAGAGCCCAACTTTTATCATTGTTTATACACAATCCTATAATTTTTTTAGGTTATAGTGTAAGTGACGATAACATAAAGCAAATTTTAAAAACAATATTTACTTATGTAAATCCAAATACTAATGAAGCAGAGAAGATTAGAAGTAACTTTTTACTTGTGGAATATGAAGAAGGCTCAAATAATATTAAAATAACGGATCACGACATTGATATAGATGGCTTTCCTACAATTAGAATAAACAAATTGAAAACTGACAATTTTTTAGAGTTGTATGAGGAACTTTCCAGATTATATTTACCAGTGTCAGCGATGGATATTAGAAAGGTACAAAATGTAGTTAAAGATATATATACGGGACAAGGAGGTATAAAAGTCAGTATTACAGAAGATATAGAAACTTTGAAAAATGGGGAAAAAGTACTTGCTATTGGCTCTTTAAAAACCATTAAATATGAATATCATACAACTTCAGAAATAATGGAAAAATACTTTAAAATAATTGATGAATCGAATCATCAGTTATTAGAGTTGATAGATAAACATAAGATACAAAGCAACCAATACTTTCCTATATATGGTTTTAGTAAGATTCAACCTAAATTAAAGAATATCGATAAATTAAAAACAATCCAAAACTCAAAGGTTGAAAATGTTTTTAAAGGAGTTACTGACATTGGAAATGAACATGGAACTATAGATGAAATTTTGAGTGATGGAAAAATCTCGAATAGCAAAGAGATCTTGGCTATAGCATTTGGAATAATGAAAGACAGAATAGAGTTGGAAGATGCTGAACATTTTTTAAGGAATTTTAGAGATAAGAAAACAACTAATTATCGAAAGTTATTATGTATTTATGATTATAAAAGATATTCTTCAGAAGAAAATGATTTATAG
- a CDS encoding CsxC family protein produces MDNNNLESEKHCPLPPCDKAKTIRVDCNSFGFSFGPTAFIPIVLGEVELQALVESEITLPTAAKEIKSVRRNISLTQCKAVPSAIPLSRQVKVFVSGVIHKNIQYVESCSGYLRDYSVDVPFSCNQAVFAPRAIELFSQKSTLTNERIFINEHGDGADKTTSGGLTFEFFNEPIECRLLFSVVNDIDLHKNIDSSGRFRKIIEKAEVVLIFKLLQKQQVPHCPCGMEDAQEGEKNNQAQAPAQSQSPIIHEKNIHDRIKNIINRISNQD; encoded by the coding sequence ATGGATAATAATAATTTAGAATCAGAAAAGCACTGTCCTTTGCCACCGTGTGATAAGGCGAAAACAATTCGGGTTGATTGCAATAGTTTCGGCTTTTCTTTTGGACCGACTGCTTTTATTCCGATAGTTTTGGGTGAAGTAGAATTACAGGCGTTAGTTGAGTCGGAAATTACATTGCCAACAGCTGCTAAAGAAATCAAGAGTGTGCGCCGAAACATTTCCCTTACTCAATGTAAAGCCGTCCCTTCAGCTATACCGCTTAGTCGTCAAGTAAAGGTTTTTGTCTCTGGCGTCATTCATAAGAATATTCAATATGTAGAATCATGCAGCGGCTATTTACGTGACTACTCTGTTGACGTTCCTTTCAGCTGCAATCAGGCAGTCTTTGCTCCACGGGCTATTGAACTATTTAGCCAAAAATCGACTTTAACTAATGAAAGAATCTTTATTAATGAACACGGGGATGGAGCAGACAAAACAACATCAGGTGGGCTTACTTTTGAATTTTTCAATGAACCAATTGAATGCAGATTACTATTTAGTGTCGTAAATGATATTGATCTACACAAAAATATTGACAGCAGTGGACGCTTTAGAAAAATCATTGAGAAAGCAGAAGTTGTGTTAATCTTTAAGCTTTTGCAAAAACAGCAAGTTCCTCATTGCCCTTGTGGAATGGAAGATGCTCAAGAAGGAGAAAAAAATAATCAAGCCCAAGCACCAGCACAGTCCCAATCTCCAATTATTCATGAAAAAAATATTCACGACCGAATTAAAAACATTATTAACCGAATTAGCAATCAAGATTAA
- the cobT gene encoding nicotinate-nucleotide--dimethylbenzimidazole phosphoribosyltransferase: MQLLQKTIHKIEKLDEEMMAKARERMDSLIKPPKSLGKLEDIAIQLVGITRNFNPIIDQKAVIVMAADHGVYEEGISSNPQAVTLAQTLLFPKGLTGVCALSRVSGADVVAIDIGVKGEIPDDAGVIKRKIKNGTENMAKGPAMTREEAIKSIEVGIEIVNQETKKGINLLGTGEMGIGNTTASTAILSVLGNCDPLEITGRGAGVGKGGIKHKVEVIRKAIEINKPNPADGIDVLAKVGGLEIGGMAGVMLGAAANQIPVVVDGYISTVAAIIAASIEPKAKEYFIVSHASAEPGGRMASELLGIEPMLRMDMCLGEGSGAALAFPIVEGAVSVIKHMATFAEVGMKI; the protein is encoded by the coding sequence ATGCAATTATTGCAAAAAACGATTCATAAGATTGAAAAATTGGATGAAGAGATGATGGCTAAGGCAAGGGAAAGAATGGACAGCTTGATAAAGCCTCCTAAAAGTCTAGGTAAGCTGGAGGATATTGCTATCCAGTTAGTTGGAATTACAAGGAATTTTAATCCCATCATTGACCAAAAAGCAGTCATTGTAATGGCGGCTGATCATGGTGTTTATGAAGAAGGGATTTCCAGTAACCCTCAAGCGGTAACATTAGCACAAACTTTGTTGTTTCCAAAAGGATTAACTGGTGTGTGTGCTTTAAGTAGGGTTTCTGGAGCGGATGTAGTTGCAATAGATATTGGTGTAAAAGGGGAAATCCCAGATGATGCCGGAGTGATCAAAAGGAAAATAAAAAATGGTACTGAAAATATGGCAAAAGGTCCTGCCATGACGAGGGAAGAGGCTATCAAATCGATAGAGGTTGGGATTGAAATAGTTAATCAAGAAACAAAAAAAGGTATCAACTTGCTTGGCACGGGTGAAATGGGTATTGGCAACACTACTGCAAGTACAGCAATTTTGTCTGTTTTAGGGAATTGTGACCCTTTAGAAATTACCGGCAGGGGAGCTGGAGTTGGTAAAGGTGGAATTAAACATAAAGTAGAGGTAATCAGGAAAGCCATTGAGATCAACAAGCCAAACCCGGCTGATGGGATAGATGTTCTTGCCAAGGTAGGAGGGCTAGAAATCGGCGGCATGGCAGGTGTGATGCTTGGAGCTGCGGCGAATCAAATTCCAGTGGTGGTTGACGGCTATATTTCAACAGTGGCTGCCATTATTGCAGCGTCTATTGAACCTAAAGCGAAGGAATATTTCATCGTCTCCCATGCCTCTGCAGAACCAGGTGGACGAATGGCAAGTGAACTACTGGGGATTGAACCGATGTTAAGAATGGATATGTGCCTTGGGGAAGGATCTGGAGCAGCTTTAGCATTCCCGATTGTTGAGGGTGCAGTCAGCGTGATAAAACATATGGCTACTTTTGCTGAGGTTGGGATGAAAATTTAG
- a CDS encoding ATP-binding cassette domain-containing protein: protein MIEIKNVSKRFGERILFDNLNMKINDGDFVAFSGPSGCGKTTLLNMIGAIESVDNGKIIVDGINVHEKKNQLLYFREKVGFLFQNFALVDHKTVEQNLEIVRKDSRNDISVEEALKMVGMENTHKKKVYTLSGGEQQRVALARLILKKSTLILADEPTGSLDKRNAEIVMSILKEMNKKGKTIILVTHDEEIKGTIGRVIEL, encoded by the coding sequence ATGATAGAAATTAAAAATGTATCAAAACGCTTTGGTGAAAGGATTTTGTTTGATAACCTCAATATGAAAATAAATGATGGTGATTTTGTTGCTTTTTCAGGTCCAAGCGGCTGTGGGAAGACGACTTTACTTAATATGATAGGCGCAATTGAATCTGTTGATAATGGAAAAATAATAGTAGATGGCATAAACGTTCATGAAAAGAAAAATCAGCTTTTATATTTTCGAGAAAAAGTCGGATTCCTCTTTCAGAACTTCGCATTAGTTGATCATAAAACTGTTGAGCAAAATTTAGAGATTGTTCGTAAAGATAGTAGAAATGATATTTCTGTTGAGGAAGCACTGAAAATGGTTGGAATGGAAAATACACATAAAAAAAAGGTGTATACGTTATCAGGCGGAGAACAACAAAGAGTTGCTTTGGCAAGGTTGATATTAAAAAAATCCACATTAATATTAGCAGACGAACCTACAGGATCTCTTGATAAGAGAAATGCTGAAATTGTCATGTCGATATTGAAAGAGATGAATAAAAAGGGAAAGACAATTATCCTCGTCACTCATGATGAAGAAATTAAGGGTACAATTGGAAGGGTGATAGAATTATGA
- a CDS encoding nucleotide pyrophosphohydrolase, translating into MVVKFRDERDWRQFHNPKDLALSLSLEASELLELFQWKTSEEALEHHLESMKDELADILIYALLFSEETGIDVYKAVKEKLQKNNYNYPVEKAYGNKTKYTEFK; encoded by the coding sequence ATGGTTGTGAAATTTAGAGATGAAAGAGATTGGCGCCAATTTCATAATCCAAAAGACCTAGCACTTTCTTTGTCTTTAGAGGCTAGTGAATTGTTAGAACTTTTCCAATGGAAAACGAGTGAAGAAGCGCTAGAACATCATCTTGAAAGTATGAAAGATGAATTAGCAGATATATTGATCTACGCCTTGTTATTTTCCGAGGAAACAGGTATTGATGTATATAAAGCTGTTAAGGAAAAACTTCAAAAAAATAATTATAATTATCCTGTAGAAAAAGCGTATGGGAACAAAACAAAATATACAGAATTTAAATAA
- a CDS encoding CPBP family intramembrane glutamic endopeptidase: MNIILWGLICFILVYEPMIGYWLYQRFKMRVITDPSIRLRYYHILMIGLWLSTLMILIVIANFKLTLKDILITVPNINTEILGTVITYIVIGIVILYTLLLLYYVIGYFISDHVKNQLIFMKQKKVEQITFTEILPVTKREKSTWNQVAWTAGITEEMIYRGFLIFSFTTLFPEWSIWLVLLCSSILFGLAHTYQGLSGVIRTTVFGFVFGMLAVALNSIIPLILLHTLIDYVGKLGNIDE, translated from the coding sequence ATGAATATCATCTTGTGGGGACTTATTTGTTTTATTCTTGTATATGAACCTATGATTGGTTATTGGTTATATCAAAGATTTAAAATGCGTGTTATAACTGACCCATCAATTAGGTTACGCTATTATCATATTCTGATGATAGGCTTGTGGTTATCAACGCTCATGATCTTAATAGTAATAGCAAACTTTAAGCTAACATTAAAAGATATACTGATAACAGTGCCGAATATTAACACAGAAATATTAGGTACGGTCATAACATATATTGTAATAGGAATAGTAATATTATATACTTTATTGCTTTTATATTACGTAATTGGATACTTCATTAGTGATCATGTGAAAAATCAGTTGATCTTCATGAAGCAAAAAAAAGTTGAGCAAATAACATTTACAGAAATACTACCTGTTACAAAGAGAGAAAAATCCACTTGGAATCAAGTAGCATGGACAGCGGGTATAACAGAAGAAATGATTTACCGTGGATTTCTAATATTTTCATTTACGACATTATTTCCCGAATGGTCGATTTGGCTCGTTCTATTATGTTCGTCAATACTATTCGGCCTTGCCCATACTTACCAAGGCTTATCTGGTGTCATACGAACAACCGTTTTTGGCTTTGTGTTTGGAATGCTTGCAGTCGCATTAAACTCCATTATACCGCTAATCCTTCTTCATACTTTAATTGATTATGTTGGAAAGCTAGGAAATATAGATGAATAA
- a CDS encoding IS110 family transposase, which translates to MSQMLVGVDVSLKSHHVHFMKQDGSTLADFSVSNDQNGAATLIKRMLEAAEKSQANQLKIGMEATDLYSWHLAHYLQDQMKGYEPKFQASIYVLNARKVARFKKGYDSLVKNDRIDAWVIADHLRFGRLPAQMKDAIQYEALQRLTRTRFHFMREITRNKTYFLNQLFF; encoded by the coding sequence ATGTCACAAATGCTTGTTGGTGTAGACGTAAGCTTGAAGTCCCATCATGTCCATTTCATGAAACAGGACGGATCCACACTTGCCGACTTTTCTGTTTCTAATGATCAAAACGGGGCCGCAACCCTGATCAAACGAATGCTAGAAGCAGCGGAAAAAAGTCAGGCCAACCAATTGAAGATTGGGATGGAAGCCACTGATCTTTACAGTTGGCATCTTGCCCATTATCTACAAGACCAAATGAAAGGCTATGAACCTAAGTTCCAAGCCTCTATCTACGTACTAAATGCGAGAAAAGTCGCTCGTTTTAAAAAAGGGTATGACTCCCTTGTGAAAAACGATCGCATAGATGCCTGGGTCATCGCTGACCACTTGCGCTTTGGCCGACTGCCAGCCCAAATGAAAGATGCCATACAATATGAAGCCCTTCAACGATTAACACGGACAAGGTTTCATTTTATGCGGGAAATTACCCGAAATAAAACGTATTTTCTTAACCAGCTCTTTTTTTAA
- a CDS encoding IS110 family RNA-guided transposase, giving the protein MAVMEELEPETIAEMSIEELVEFACRDKGKNRFENPEEIAKYLHKLARSSYRLNKAMQDPVNISMSVTLSTIQHIESQVKRLDKEIAKLMKGIPQTLTSVKGIGDVYAAGLIAEIGDIKRFKDHHALAKYAGLVWNQNQSGEFESQETARMRTGNKYLRYYLIQAADKIRKYDSEYKAFYTKKYDEVPKHKHKRALVLTARKLVRLVFSLLRTNQLYTPPERRD; this is encoded by the coding sequence ATGGCTGTCATGGAAGAACTAGAGCCCGAAACCATCGCTGAAATGAGTATCGAAGAACTCGTCGAGTTCGCCTGCAGGGATAAAGGGAAGAACCGATTTGAAAACCCAGAAGAAATCGCAAAATATCTTCATAAGTTGGCTAGATCATCTTATCGGTTAAATAAGGCTATGCAGGATCCCGTAAATATTTCTATGTCAGTTACTTTAAGTACCATTCAACATATCGAGTCACAAGTAAAGCGGCTAGATAAAGAAATTGCCAAGTTAATGAAAGGCATACCGCAAACTCTAACGTCTGTAAAAGGAATTGGAGACGTTTATGCGGCAGGGCTGATAGCCGAAATAGGCGATATAAAGCGATTTAAAGATCATCATGCCTTAGCGAAATATGCTGGTTTGGTATGGAACCAAAACCAATCGGGCGAATTCGAATCCCAAGAAACGGCAAGAATGAGGACAGGCAATAAATATTTGCGATACTACCTTATTCAAGCTGCTGATAAGATCCGAAAGTATGACTCTGAATATAAAGCTTTTTACACAAAAAAGTACGATGAAGTTCCAAAACATAAACACAAACGCGCTCTCGTCTTAACTGCAAGAAAACTGGTACGATTGGTGTTTTCGCTACTACGCACCAATCAGTTGTACACACCACCTGAAAGGAGAGATTAA